From a region of the Helianthus annuus cultivar XRQ/B chromosome 5, HanXRQr2.0-SUNRISE, whole genome shotgun sequence genome:
- the LOC110941607 gene encoding probable GMP synthase [glutamine-hydrolyzing]: MSDSPVNSVTDCDVSESESRPVLGPAGNKTRSVAELRKPVVKPKTGCKPVGKLEEVVKKSPSPVTVAVNLRRKDSKSITPVPILRHKDCKVLRSNLPMNASCSSDASSDSSHSRVSVGRISRRSVTPVRGKQSGGLKTGENDLKIGAKIGKCESGSRGGKVESVGVESDGCLEASADGSPGRKRCAWITANTDPSYAAFHDEEWGVPVHEDKKLFELLSLSTALAEHTWPTILNKKHLFREVFHGFDPVTVAKLNDKKISAPGYPATSLLSEVKLRGIIENARQVCKIADEFGSFDKYIWGFINHKPIVNKFRYPRQVPIKTSKADSISKDLVKRGFRGVGPTVVYSFLQVAGLTNDHLVSCFRFNECVDAGPTKDVSDDSGQNGRFENGNGLGLTSVIDELRLSGE, translated from the exons ATGTCGGATTCTCCGGTGAATTCCGTGACGGATTGTGATGTTTCCGAGTCGGAATCACGACCGGTGTTAGGTCCTGCAGGTAATAAGACGAGATCAGTTGCGGAATTGCGTAAACCGGTTGTAAAACCTAAAACCGGTTGTAAACCGGTAGGAAAACTGGAGGAAGTTGTTAAGAAATCTCCGTCGCCAGTAACTGTGGCGGTTAATTTGAGACGTAAGGATTCTAAATCAATAACGCCTGTTCCGATTTTGAGACATAAGGATTGTAAGGTGTTGAGGTCAAATTTGCCGATGAATGCATCGTGCTCGTCGGATGCTTCGTCTGATTCGTCGCACAGTCGAGTGTCGGTTGGGAGGATTAGTAGAAGGAGTGTGACGCCGGTTCGGGGGAAGCAGTCTGGTGGTTTGAAAACTGGAGAGAATGATTTGAAAATAGGTGCAAAAATAGGAAAATGTGAAAGTGGTTCAAGAGGTGGAAAAGTTGAAAGTGTTGGTGTGGAGAGTGATGGTTGTTTGGAGGCTTCGGCTGATGGTTCGCCTGGACGGAAGAGATGTGCTTGGATAACGGCTAATACTG ATCCTTCTTATGCTGCTTTCCATGATGAAGAATGGGGAGTGCCGGTACATGAGGACAA GAAATTGTTTGAATTGCTCAGTTTATCAACCGCTTTAGCTGAACACACATGGCCCACTATTCTCAACAAAAAACATTTATTTAG GGAAGTATTTCATGGGTTTGACCCTGTTACTGTCGCAAAGTTGAATGATAAGAAAATATCTGCACCTGGATACCCTGCGACTTCtcttctttcagaagtgaaattACGGGGAATCATCGAAAATGCTCGTCAAGTTTGTAAG ATAGCCGATGAGTTTGGGTCTTTTGACAAGTACATATGGGGGTTCATAAACCATAAGCCAATAGTGAACAAATTCCGCTACCCCCGCCAAGTACCAATCAAAACATCAAAAGCAGATTCAATAAGCAAAGACTTGGTCAAACGCGGTTTCCGAGGCGTGGGGCCCACAGTCGTTTACTCGTTTCTACAAGTTGCCGGGCTGACTAATGACCATCTCGTAAGTTGCTTTAGGTTCAATGAATGTGTAGATGCGGGACCCACAAAGGATGTATCAGACGACTCTGGTCAAAATGGTAGATTCGAGAATGGAAACGGGTTGGGGCTAACGAGTGTTATTGATGAATTGCGTTTATCGGGTGAGTGA
- the LOC110941605 gene encoding phosphatidyl-N-methylethanolamine N-methyltransferase, giving the protein MGILACIGVISPFPFYYFLWNHPQTWVNLCGKDRDPSKTMAMVSHVFKLIQFVSLYSVSTLSWPPPLYFWPLILIGQFLNFRVYQLLGEAGTYYGVRFGKNIPWVTEFPFGTVKDPQYVGSIMSLVACVAWVPFLYIFLWVLGYLFMIHVESKEDPASRAKPLS; this is encoded by the exons atggGGATACTGGCATGCATCGGAGTGATCTCACCTTTTCCATTCTACTACTTTCTATGGAATCACCCACAGACATGGGTTAATCTCTGCGGAAAAGATCGAGATCCTTCCAAAACCATGGCTATGGTCTCTCATGTTTTCAAGCTCATCCAGTTCGTATCGCTGTACTCCGTTTCCACTCTCTCATGGCCCCCTCCCTTGTATTTCTGGCCCCTCATCTTAATCGGCCAGTTTCTTAATTTCAG GGTATACCAATTACTTGGTGAAGCAGGCACTTACTACGGCGTACGGTTTGGAAAGAACATACCATGGGTGACAGAGTTCCCTTTCGGTACAGTAAAAGACCCTCAATACGTAGGTAGTATTATGAGCCTTGTAGCTTGTGTAGCATGGGTCCCATTCTTGTACATCTTCCTTTGGGTACTAGGATACCTTTTCATGATACATGTTGAATCGAAAGAGGATCCGGCTTCTCGAGCCAAACCGCTTTCTTGA
- the LOC110941604 gene encoding magnesium transporter MRS2-1 isoform X1, translating to MEDLKERLLPTKPASVINPRDVIGLKKHGQGLRSWIRVDAATGESEVIEVDKNTMMRRCDLPARDLRLLDPLFVYPSTILGREKAIVVNLEQIRCIITSDEVLLLNSLDSYVLQYVVELQRRLKAAGNDDVWQSESSDFSRRKGGRSFRGAFGCISPDYLPFEFKALEVALEAACTFLDAQAAELEIEAYPLLDELTSKISTSNLERARRLKSRLVALTRRVQKVRDEIEQLMDDDGDMAEMYLTEKKRKMESSFYGGDQSLAGHRSTDGIQSISAPISPVSSPPNARRLDRNLSLARSRHESPKSSESAAEKIDELEMLLEAYFIVADSTLNKLTSLKEYIDDTEDFINIQLDNVRNQLIQFELVLTTATFVVAMFGVVAGIFGMNFQIPLFKDPSAFEWVLVITGISGAILFSSFLWFFKYKRLMPL from the exons ATGGAAGACCTAAAAGAGCGTCTGCTACCGACAAAACCTGCGTCTGTGATAAACCCTAGAGATGTAATAGGCCTGAAAAAACACGGTCAAGGTCTTCGATCATGGATCCGAGTGGACGCTGCAACAGGGGAATCCGAAGTTATTGAAGTTGACAAAAACACAATGATGAGGAGATGTGATCTTCCTGCGCGCGATCTTCGGTTACTTGATCCGTTATTTGTCTACCCGTCGACGATTCTTGGCAGAGAGAAGGCTATAGTTGTAAATTTGGAGCAGATTCGGTGTATTATAACGTCTGATGAAGTTTTGCTTTTGAATTCTCTTGATAGTTATGTGTTACAGTATGTGGTGGAGTTGCAGCGTCGGTTAAAAGCTGCGGGGAATGATGATGTTTGGCAATCAGAAAGCTCGGATTTTAGTAGAAGGAAAGGTGGTAGGAGTTTTAGGGGGGCGTTTGGATGCATATCGCCTGATTATTTGCCGTTTGAGTTTAAGGCTTTAGAAGTTGCTCTTGAGGCTGCTTGTACGTTTTTGGACGCGCAG GCTGCAGAATTAGAGATTGAAGCGTATCCGTTGCTAGATGAACTTACATCAAAGATCAGTACTTCAAACTTGGAACGTGCTCGTAGATTAAAAAGCAGACTAGTTGCATTGACCCGAAGAGTTCAGAAG GTAAGAGATGAGATAGAGCAACTCATGGACGATGATGGAGATATGGCTGAAATGTATTTAACTGAGAAGAAAAGGAAAATGGAGTCATCATTCTATGGTGGAGATCAATCTCTGGCAGGACACAGATCAACGGACGGGATTCAATCTATTTCTGCACCAATTTCTCCGGTCTCTTCACCTCCAAATGCTCGTAGGCTTGACCGAAATTTGAGCCTTGCAAGGAGCAGGCATGAAAGCCCAAAGAGTTCCGAGAGTGCTGCGGAAAAGATTGACGAGCTGGAAATGCTACTGGAAGCTTATTTTATCGTCGCTGATAGCACTCTTAATAAGCTTACATCG CTGAAGGAATACATTGATGATACTGAAGATTTCATCAACATTCAACTG GATAATGTTAGAAACCAACTTATACAGTTTGAGCTGGTGCTAACGACAGCAACATTTGTAGTTGCCATGTTTGGGGTTGTAGCAGGGATATTCGGGATGAATTTTCAGATACCTTTGTTTAAGGATCCATCGGCATTCGAATGGGTGCTTGTGATCACCGGGATTTCTGGCGCCATTCTATTCAGTtcgtttttgtggtttttcaagtACAAAAGATTGATGCCTTTGTGA
- the LOC110941604 gene encoding magnesium transporter MRS2-1 isoform X2: MEDLKERLLPTKPASVINPRDVIGLKKHGQGLRSWIRVDAATGESEVIEVDKNTMMRRCDLPARDLRLLDPLFVYPSTILGREKAIVVNLEQIRCIITSDEVLLLNSLDSYVLQYVVELQRRLKAAGNDDVWQSESSDFSRRKGGRSFRGAFGCISPDYLPFEFKALEVALEAACTFLDAQAAELEIEAYPLLDELTSKISTSNLERARRLKSRLVALTRRVQKVRDEIEQLMDDDGDMAEMYLTEKKRKMESSFYGGDQSLAGHRSTDGIQSISAPISPVSSPPNARRLDRNLSLARSRHESPKSSESAAEKIDELEMLLEAYFIVADSTLNKLTSLKEYIDDTEDFINIQLLPCLGL; encoded by the exons ATGGAAGACCTAAAAGAGCGTCTGCTACCGACAAAACCTGCGTCTGTGATAAACCCTAGAGATGTAATAGGCCTGAAAAAACACGGTCAAGGTCTTCGATCATGGATCCGAGTGGACGCTGCAACAGGGGAATCCGAAGTTATTGAAGTTGACAAAAACACAATGATGAGGAGATGTGATCTTCCTGCGCGCGATCTTCGGTTACTTGATCCGTTATTTGTCTACCCGTCGACGATTCTTGGCAGAGAGAAGGCTATAGTTGTAAATTTGGAGCAGATTCGGTGTATTATAACGTCTGATGAAGTTTTGCTTTTGAATTCTCTTGATAGTTATGTGTTACAGTATGTGGTGGAGTTGCAGCGTCGGTTAAAAGCTGCGGGGAATGATGATGTTTGGCAATCAGAAAGCTCGGATTTTAGTAGAAGGAAAGGTGGTAGGAGTTTTAGGGGGGCGTTTGGATGCATATCGCCTGATTATTTGCCGTTTGAGTTTAAGGCTTTAGAAGTTGCTCTTGAGGCTGCTTGTACGTTTTTGGACGCGCAG GCTGCAGAATTAGAGATTGAAGCGTATCCGTTGCTAGATGAACTTACATCAAAGATCAGTACTTCAAACTTGGAACGTGCTCGTAGATTAAAAAGCAGACTAGTTGCATTGACCCGAAGAGTTCAGAAG GTAAGAGATGAGATAGAGCAACTCATGGACGATGATGGAGATATGGCTGAAATGTATTTAACTGAGAAGAAAAGGAAAATGGAGTCATCATTCTATGGTGGAGATCAATCTCTGGCAGGACACAGATCAACGGACGGGATTCAATCTATTTCTGCACCAATTTCTCCGGTCTCTTCACCTCCAAATGCTCGTAGGCTTGACCGAAATTTGAGCCTTGCAAGGAGCAGGCATGAAAGCCCAAAGAGTTCCGAGAGTGCTGCGGAAAAGATTGACGAGCTGGAAATGCTACTGGAAGCTTATTTTATCGTCGCTGATAGCACTCTTAATAAGCTTACATCG CTGAAGGAATACATTGATGATACTGAAGATTTCATCAACATTCAACTG TTGCCATGTTTGGGGTTGTAG
- the LOC110943814 gene encoding uncharacterized protein LOC110943814, which produces MGSPSEESFTEIYRRYFSPDEDAAEEEAVTSACTFVLQTFEHIRPPPPPRPILRRTYILRDREAANERLMKDYFDAAPVHGPNVFRRRFRMSQRLFLRITNDLENTYDFFKQRMDARGYLGFTSIQKVTSALRVLAYGNTYDMNDEYLKMAEKTTRDTLEHFCYAGCFNDINTLEASPLIEGYISGTIPKAGFHANGNDYEHGYYLGDGIYPEYSIIVKTFSETFDEKRKNPCRMWHKDKIRMAMYACIILHNMIIEDDGKAICQNYIPEDLVELPQATTEERLANAQLLRSREIHNTLKADLVEHAWAIRPIRSNNDHDEDSEEEVGEEFEDGNFEDVGLDAGENEEEEGENEDDTEE; this is translated from the exons ATGGGTTCCCCGTCGGAAGAGTCTTTCACCGAAATTTACCGAAGATATTTTTCGCCCGACGAAGACGCGGCCGAGGAagaagcggttacgagtgcatgtactTTTGTGCTACAAACATTTGAGCACATTCGGCCACCACCCCCTCCACGACCCATCTTGCGACGCACCTATATCTTGCGAGATCGTGAAGCCGCGAacgagcgtttgatgaaagactattttgacGCGGCACCGGTTCACGGACCGAATGTTTTTAGACGACGTTTTCGGATGAGCCAAAGGTTATTTTTGCGCATTACCAATGACTTGGAAAATACGTACGATTTCTTTAAGCAAAGAATGGACGCACGAGGATATCTAGGCTTCACCTCAATTCAAAAGGTCACATCCGCCTTACGCGTATTAGCATACGGAAACACGTACGACATGAACGACGAGTATTTGAAGATGGCGGAGAAAACAACCCGAGATACCTTGGAACATTTTTGCTATG CCGGGTGTTTTAACGATATTAATACGTTAGAGGCTTCACCATTAATCGAGGGCTACATTTCTGGAACTATACCAAAGGCCGGTTTCCATGCAAACGGGAACGATTACGAGCATGGCTACTACTTGGGCGATGGTATCTACCCCGAGTATTCGATTATTGTTAAAACGTTTTCTGAAACTTTCGATGAAAAAAGaaa GAATCCTTGTCGCATGTGGCATAAGGATAAAATACGAATGGCCATGTATGCTTGCATCATTTTGCATAATATGATCATTGAGGATGATGGAAAAGCGATATGCCAAAACTATATTCCCGAAGATTTGGTCGAACTACCCCAAGCGACAACGGAAGAGAGACTCGCAAATGCTCAACTACTCCGATCTAGAGAAATACATAACACGTTGAAGGCGGATTTGGTTGAGCATGCTTGGGCGATTCGCCCAATTCGATCAAACAATGATCACGACGAAGATTCCGAGGAAGAAGTGGGGGAGGAATTCGAAGACGGGAACTTTGAAGACGTAGGTTTAGATGCTGGagaaaacgaagaggaagaaggagagaacgAAGATGACACCGaagaataa
- the LOC110943813 gene encoding uncharacterized protein LOC110943813, which yields MEALSGVMKKATSIGLFNGIDVSCNGPSLSHLIYADDVMFVGEWSPSNIINLRRMMRCFYLASGLKINLAKCSIFGIGVEDQEIQDTVLLLGCKQAVLAGGQNISFWLDIWADSLPLYLKFPALFKIESVKECLVADRIHMDDNDIVLNWAWARLLAGVEEQNQFQQLVTLIGCPNMSAGYDVWRWPDSVFEWNNWVPKKVGLVAWRADMERLPTKQALAARNVQIQDKLCVFCGEYVETSEHIFVSCHFAQVTWLNLATWWGLPPIIAFGLKDLLTVHGSNSGSEKKRKAIHAVVLVAIWNIWKTRNDALFRNLTPN from the exons ATGGAAGCATTATCCGGAGTTATGAAAAAAGCCACCTCAATCGGATTGTTCAATGGGATTGATGTCTCATGTAACGGTCCTTCCTTATCTCATCTGATCTATGCGGATGACGTGATGTTCGTTGGTGAGTGGTCGCCTTCAAATATAATTAATCTACGGAGGATGATGAGATGTTTTTATCTTGCTTCGGGGTTAAAAATAAACCTTGCTAAGTGTAGTATTTTTGGTATTGGGGTGGAAGATCAGGAAATTCAAGACACGGTTCTTCTATTGGGTTGCAAACAAG CGGTTTTAGCGGGTGGGCAGAACATTTCCTTTTGGCTGGATATTTGGGCCGATTCTCTTCCTCTCTATCTTAAATTCCCAGCTTTGTTTAAGATAGAGTCGGTGAAAGAATGTTTGGTTGCTGACCGTATACATATGGATGATAATGATATTGTGTTGAACTGGGCTTGGGCTCGGCTATTAGCTGGAGTGGAGGAACAAAATCAATTTCAGCAACTAGTTACTTTGATAGGCTGTCCTAACATGTCGGCTGGTTATGATGTTTGGAGATG GCCTGATAGTGTGTTTGAATGGAATAATTGGGTGCCCAAAAAAGTGGGTTTGGTGGCTTGGAGGGCGGATATGGAGAGGTTGCCGACGAAGCAAGCATTAGCGGCTCGGAATGTGCAGATTCAAGACAAGTTGTGCGTGTTTTGCGGCGAATACGTTGAGACGTCGGAGCATATATTCGTGTCATGTCATTTCGCTCAAGTAACCTGGCTAAATTTAGCGACTTGGTGGGGTCTGCCGCCTATCATTGCTTTTGGTTTGAAAGATTTATTGACGGTACATGGCTCAAACTCGGGCTCGGAGAAAAAGCGGAAAGCGATACACGCTGTGGTTTTGGTGGCAATTTGGAACATATGGAAAACGAGGAATGATGCTCTCTTTAGAAATTTAACTCCAAACTGA